GTACGTCATGTTCAAAACAAGGGTATGTCTCGTGCTCTGTCTCTGTAATATTCAATTATTCATAATACGTGCTTGTGAAATATTAGGTTGATACAGGGAGAGGTGGTACATCTGTAACTTAAAAGATACTCTGTCTCACTGTACAAATAGACAGATTTAACTATTTATTGTGATTCTGCATCGGTTTGCTACTGCATATTAATTCAGAATGCAGAGTAGTGAGAACATCATAAAAAGGTTTCTTTTGTATACTTTACTATTCCAGTTCCCTTTGCATTATGCTGGGACTTGGGAGCTTGGGTCCATGGGAAGCTTTGGCACTTGTCAGGTTGTTATATTCGGCCGTCATTAAAGAGCTATGCTTTGTAATTGAACAGACAGGTTTGTGAACTTCTGCACTAGGCCTAGTTGTAGGCTGTAGGTGTTAGGATTAAGTTCTCACactcttttcagattccaagaTTTTTTTTCCTCACCTTATGTGAATCTTGAAAGTAGGTCTATTTTGTTGCATGAAGTCTATCAGCAATCAACATTAGTCACTTTGCTAATATTAGTTGTAAATAGCCAAATTTGATATATTATATGTGGTACTAATTGAAGTGGTAAAATTCTTTCCAGGTATGATATCtgtcttgtttattaattttttaccatAAGTGAATTATGCTACTTATCAAATATTTTCTTCTGTAGTAAGATATAAAGATCCATGTGGTTAATCTCTCACGTTCTTTGGCGTTAGTATTAGTCTTTCATATCTTTCATTTTGCATGTATTGGAGCTTGCATGGCCGAGCCTTTTCTTTTCTCCACTTCCCTTGCCTGTCATTTAGGTGATAATATACATTGGTAATGACAAGTATACGTCATTATGGCAATGTGTGAGTTATTACCTTTGTTCCAAAACATCACTtcatctttttctttctttctttctttgatTTGGCTAATGCTTTTACGATCGGACAATACTCTGTATGCTTTGGCATGTGAACTCTTATGCCACGAGTAATGCTTAGTATAGCCTTCCTTGCATAGCCTCATTAATGGAAGATTTATTTTAAGAATGAAGGTCTTGACTATGTCAATTTCTCTAGCATCTCCTTTCTAGCCTTTTCTGTCATTGACCCTTAGAATTAGTGATAGTAGTATCTCTGTCGATCTATGGTGCAGATTATTTGCATGATAGTCACATTTGTTTTGATGCTTGATAGATTATTTTTCACATAATACTACCTCTGTTTTAAAATGATCATTACACTTTctgttttagtccgtttcataatgttcttcacacttgctttattctattttttgacataaaaatttactaccttacccttcttactcaatatttacaatttcccACTCACTTTTCTTACttcattcattttttttcttatgcCATCCAAaattttacacatttctcttactttatccatattttattattttcaaccaACTTTTCCATTTTTGTGTTAGTATGtttgcaaatagtaaccgtaacgatctttatgaaacggaggtagtgtGTATAGAACACTCTTCGACTGGGTGAAAAGTGGAGTTTAAGCTCATCCTTGTTTGCTTTTTAATTTACTTCATTgcttgtttattaagcattggtagttatatttttgtaatttttaggtAATGACAAATTCTTAATAATGTGTTTCTTGTACAGGAAGATGCAAACATTGTTTGTAAAAAAACCTTGAGACTCCGAGACCGCGAACTGAGAATTAGTCATGTCAAGTCAATTACTCAATCCACCACACCTACCAAGAGGAAAAATCCATTTTCAGGTGACTCAGAAAATTCCCCTGCTAAGAAATTTTCATCGGATTCGAAGACTCGTACCCCTGCAAAGAAAGGCGCAAAGACTCCTCCACAGAGTCGGTACAGGGTAACCGCCAGTGGGGACACCTCGTACCAAGGTTTACGTGCGAGTAAATCCGGTGAAAGTAAGAAACAAACCCCTGTAAGAAGATTTACTGCTACAACACCAGCTTCTGTAAATTCTGGAAAGAATAGTGGAGTCAAAATTAAACAGAGAGTTGATAAAAGACCATCAGTAGCAGCAAGAAAGGCTAAAGCAATTGCTATGCAGAATGGTGGTGCTTCTTATAAACCAGGGAATAACAAAAGAAAGATGGATGCTAGAACTCCCACAAGTTCTAACAAGAGAAAGAAGGTTATGAAGTCTAAGTAAAAGAGTTTTTAGTGTATAATTGGCTCTTTTATAATCTGTTTAAGTTTTTACTAAAAAAGAGAGACTTCTGTAGTTTGATCTAAACAGTTTATACAATGTCTAAATCGATACATTGACATCTGATTCTTATGATGCTGTAATCAtagttgtgtttttttttccaaGATTTCGACTTTCTTTCATGTACACTTGTGAATTTGCATTTTGTGTTTCATTTGTAGAATCACAAGTTCTAGCTAGCCAGTAGATGGTTCACCATGTAAGGAAAAATGATACTGTAATCATTGTCTATTTGTCTCTGTAAGCATCTGAGACAAAAATTTAAGCTCAGCATTTAAGAAAAAACAACTAAATTTCCGAAAACTGCCTATACCTTTTGGCTATTCTATAATCCATCTATATATGAGTATTACTCactctgtcccttaatattcgcaccgttttgactgaacacgtttgtcaatgcacaattttgaccaccaatatctttaattacatattataaaaaacttatataaatattaatattttgaaaatataatattaagatgaatccaacaatatattatatattaacattcgttttcatatactataaataaaataggatcaaagtgaattatgtgaatagtgtaaaaagtcaaaacggtgcgagtattaagagacagagggagtatactaAAGCCAATTGTTTTTTACCTCTAAACTTCACATATTTTTATAttactttaatttttttataagttaAGTTATTGTACAACCTCTAATAAATTCTTCTAATGATTCTGAAAATTTAATGTGGCGCAAATTACAAAATGatcaatttctttaattttttttattgcatccaaaaataactctttttatggtttgaattgaaaatcaaaataaacaaACTAAACGCGCAAAAACATTAATGAAGTCATGTGTTGCACGGGAGCTAACTAGTCTTTAATAAAATGTAGTCTATTATTTAAGAACTGAAAATGTACAACCTTTCTTGTCATAATTGTACTCTGTAGACAATATATCATCAAAACTTCATTGACAACATTCACAAATCAAATTTTCTGCTGAATGTCAAATCACATTTCCAGATTTCAGCCATCATTCAGTAAGACAACAAATGCTTTTGTGAAGGACCAAGATGAAGATTGAATATGAAAACAGACATTTCATAAAATCTAGAAAATTATTGTCACATCATTTATTTTACATTCCAAAGTGAAACCAACCAACCAACAAACAAATCGACTACTACTACTATCCACAAACTACACAGAATTTTCGCCTTCAGCATAGCATTAGCATATGAGCATATGCCCTTTCAGAATGCCATTTCAGAGTATACAGAGTCGACAAGTTTTATACCCCTCGAGTTCATTCTCTGTGGTGGTACGAGATGCAACAAGCAGTTTTATGGGCCGTAGGATCTGTACAGAGATAAGCGACCACGAATAGGAGGTTTAGCATTAACTGAGAAAAGCAACAAGGTTTTGTCAATTATGTTTTGTTCTTGTTCATCAAGGTAGGGGTGATTGAAACGATCCCAATTAGGAAAAGTGTGGCAATTGACTGAAAGTCATACAAATCGCCTATTGATCGCAATTCTCCAAGAGCTATTCCAGCCTGCCATTACAGAGGAAAAGAGACCGTGTCAGGCAATATCATCGATGTTCATGCCTCATATTCATGCTTTGAAAGATGGGGTTATGAAAGAAAAGATAAAAAGTACGGAGTACATCTTAATTTAGGAGAAACTTGATCAAAATAAAACACCAATTTGCTTGAAACCACCTCTAACTTTCAACGATATTCACCAACTCATTCTTTTCCCCCATAGAATCTGATACCGGTCCAAACATTTTTTTCGACTAATGCTctgtttggtagggtgtaaaacgttttcatggaaaatgattttccccttttcaatcattttacgttgtttgattTGGCAAGGAATGgaaaacaaatttcaatttgaaaggaagggaaaccacttttctatctttcctccttacctcccccTTCCTTCTTTCCATCACTCTTCAGTCTTCACCCATCTTCTTCCATTTCCCTTTTTCATATTACTTTTCttgtaaggaaccaaacaaaggaaaactagtttggaattgtgtttcccttgaaaaatcatttttcacTGAAAAAAGTATAcgccaaaccaaacggagcctaaataAACCTTAGTTGTTTGTTAGGACATGTATGCCCGTGCCCTGGTAGATGGATAGTAGTACTTGAAGAGTGGTGCATGACACATCAATAAGGGAATATAACACATGGATGGTCAAACGAATGAAGAGTTCTGTGCAGATTGACATAACCGAGGATGGTTTCAGGCAAATATATCTTGAAAATTTTACTTCATCAaagaaaacaataaaaaatagtTTGCCTATATCATAGTAAAAACACATACTCTGACAGTGACAAAAGCAGCAGGGATCAGTCCAATGAATGTCGCCAAGAAGAAGGTGTGGTAAGGTATATCCACAATTGGTGAAGCCACATTGATAAATGTATTTGGTAGTGTGGGTGTTACTCTTAGGAAAAGCATGTAATTCAACAAGTTCTGACGTCTTTTCGCCACCTGAATGAAGGTAAGGGAAGAAATAAAACCAAGATCAGCCTCAGAAATTGGTGGCGTTGTTCAAAAAGAAAACACTTACTCCGTTATTTTTtagatgacacaattatttaggcacgtttgccaccccacgatttcaaacattaatatcacaaaaggaagtcaaaggagcatgtgtgaatagtgtccaaaacTCAATtctgtcatgtaaataagaatggagCAAGTATTTTTTAAGGACCAAGCAGAGATTATTGTTACCTGTGCTTGGAAGAAAGTCAGTTTGTCCGGCCACATTGAAAAAACAAGAGGTCGGCCAATAAGTTTTGACAAGAAAAAGCAAGACGAAGCACCAGCTGTAGCAGTGAAAAGGACCAATGCCAAACCTCTAAATACACCAAAAAGGGCTCCAGCTAACAAAGACATAAACACAGTTCCTGGAATCATGAAAGTCTGCATGAAAATGTAGACCACAGAGTATCCAACCAATACTTGCACCGTATAGTCACTTGTGTACGTCTCGAGATGGTCTCTAGAAAACAAAGGATCAACATTAAGATAACAACAAAACTTCActtccatttttatttttattttttgaatattgtagCATGTCAAGGGAACATTATCAGTAATTAATCAGAATATTAGTAGTTGGGATTCTGGAAGATTAGGGGGTGCATTTTTTAGAAGCTGTTTGATGGATTCAGAAGAATGACTAGTGAAAGGAGGAATTAGCATAATATTTCCAATTAGAGGATTACATCTAGATCATTTCAAACATATGAAGTGAACCAATGAAATGCAAACAATGTATAAGGTTTGTTAAAGACAAAACTCACAACCAGTACCTAAACTTTCTATGACATCCAATTGCTTTAGACAgttaggccctgttctgttcaccttacttccacttttatttcaggaaaaataagttcagataagttcagttaagttcagataagataagttcaggaaaaataagggttgaccaagtacaatttataactaaaataagttttgataagttcgaataagtttagataagataagttcaggaaaaataagtgaaaatcaggtgaatagaacgcagccttAGACTATTAGACCCCTCAGTCTATTCTACAGGCACACTACAAGGTTCAGTATTCAGATGCTCCCACATTAAAACTCTAACTAAGGCACCAGCAAACTAAGGCAGGACGAGGCAACTATATCAAGAAGAAAGACAAGCATTTACGACAGAAGTTAAATCAACCGAATCACTCAGCCCAAGTAACAGTGCACCGTCACTGAAGCCCAGTATAGCAATTAACATGAGTTGTTAGCTGGCTAGTTGTTAGTTGGTTTGACTAGCGGATTGTATTAGCAATTTGTGTAAAGGTGTTTTGTAAATAGCGGTTAGCTAATAGCTACTTCTTGAGTAAAATGACTAATAAGGATATTGCGATGTTTTATTTACAGGGGAATTTTTGAGAACCCTTGCTAAAGAGTACAATAGTAAATTTGATTAACTTTACTATAGAATAGTCATTTCACTAGTATATTACAAACCTCTTTTCCAAAAATCTCCTTAAACCCGTTTTTTTCCTTCAAAATTAGCCTATAAGACTCAAACCTGTCTTCCATTCCTCTCTAAACCAAACGTTCTCACAGTCTCATTAGAGCTTTGAATCAGTCCAACCTCTTTTTTGCCTCAAACCTCTCTTTCTGCCCCAAACCTCAGCTTGTTCAATGACACGTCTCAAAGTTGGGATGGGTAAAGCAATAGAAGTTGGGTGAGCATCAGAATGCTTTTTATGATATTTGGGCTAAATCAAGAGAGCAAAGGACAATGATGCGCATGTGCAAAGCTTTTAAGAGGCCATTATTTATTGTATGATCCAGTCGCTGTAAACTGCAATGTACACCATTTCCAGCCAAATTCCATGAAGGTAGCAGATTACAGCTAATGAAATTTTAAGACATCAAGTTTACAACCAGATGAATGTAAAAGACATATGTCAGCCTACACAAGACATGAAGTTTTAAGAACACATGGAATTAGATCCCAAGCACTCAGTTCAACAGAAAACTAATTTAGTCATAGCTTTTTTCCACTTCTCAAAACTCAATCTATATGTGCCCAAAGGAATGGAAAACATGTCCTTAAAACTAAAGGTTCTTTGTCAAAAAGAATAGCATCCGAAGAACAGCTTCCAATGAAATACCAAATAAGAACAAAGGCAAAGTTCAACAAAATAACTGATGAAAATGTCAACTGATTACACTTTCATAAACATAATACTATACCAGCTACATCAAGTTCAAACTAAATTCCCAAATTGGAAAGAAATCCGAACTGGCGAATAAGGCTTACTAGTTACTTTGATCATCTGGTGAAAATACTTAACTAAATCCCAGAAGCTACAAGCTAGATTGTCTGACAATGAAGGTGGAATAGTGATCAATAAGCTCCTTAATCTACAGAGAAAAAGCTATGCAAACAGCTGAAAAAACTTCAATAGTTTAAGAAATTTCCAACACTAAGTTCTACTTTCAGTTATCACATTGAATTATACAAGAATTTGCGTATCATAAAAGACGAACAACACAGCAACATTAATGCACAATCAAACATGGTACAATCAAACAAACAGCTGATAACCCCCCATTAATGCACAACTGTAAAGATTCAATCTTTCCCCCCTTTTTGAacaataaaacaaaacaaaaatcccAATGTTTCAGATCTAATAACACCATTCATATAGAAATAAACCACTAAAAAAAGTCAAATTTAACCAAAACAATCATAATGCGAAACTATAATtgctgaaataaataaataaataaaataaaataaaatataggaAGTATTTTGTGGATACCTAAGAATTTGTAAATCTTCAAGGGTGCGAGGCAACTTGAGGAAGCTATAATCAGAAGCAGGCATGGTTAGATAAACACCCAAAAGCCCTAATCCATATGCTAATACAACCATTAAAGCTGCTGATACTTCCCACATTGTTAATGGATACTTCGAACTTGTTTTTTCTTCACACACCAATCTTTCCTCTGATTTCTCCATTTTTATTTCTTAATTTTCTCTTAACCCCACAAAATTTAAACCCAAAAAGTTAACAAATTTGAAGTTTTGGGTTTATCTGGGATTGAATTATATAATGCCCCAGATGAAATTTCAGACCCAGATTTAAGGAGAAGATGAGGAAGATAAACGGAAGAAAAATTGGAGAATTTTTGAGAGATATTCTTTCTTCCTTTTTGTTTACTTTCTTCACACTTCTCTACTACGGAGTATTTGTGTGTTTTACGTTTGAGCTTCTAATTTTGtgggaaataaattaatttggAGAATATTCGTTGGAAAAAAGAATAGAGAAATTATCCTAATTCATTATTATTGATTATATAATTATTGCCAAGATTTGTTTATATTTGGTGGgatttaaaaatcaaaaaagGGTAGAAATGGGAGAGAAGTAGAaccaaaagttatggtccaactttggttttttttgtttgttttcttgTCTTTTATGTATTGTGATTAGTAACACTTGACATTAAAATGGAGACGTTGGTTTCATTCATAACCTCAGCATGTTTTTCTGTTAAAACTTAAAAGTAATCTAGGATGACACGTAACACATTTCACACAAGTCTTATTCGTGTCAATGTGTCATGTGCATACATGCGAATTGTGCTTGTTACCGACTACCTAGTTTACATACTCTGTCGTTTATGAACCAAAGTTGTTTGGTCATATGGTGTATTTGATGGTCACAGGTGCGAGCCCATAAAACAGATGGATGTTAAGGTATTGTTTAATTGACATACAAAAACATGGGAAGTTAGAATTAATAGAAATTGCTAAGTTTATGAGTTATGGTTGACAAAATTTTGATGAAATGGGAAGTGAAACTTCCTACGAATTTCAACTTCCCAGTAAGTAGAGGAATTTGTTTACATAATTCCCCTTAGGTAAGTAGAAATTCTCATGAGAACTCACATTATTAATCAAACAAATTTAGGAAAATTATGGAACGTAACTAATTTCCTATGAATTTGCATTTCATGTGAAATTATACTTCCTATGTAACCAAACGACATCTAAATGTACCAAACAATGGCGAAAACACTAGGAGACAAGGTCACCCACCCaacttttataaaataaaatgtttATATCTTTTATATATTAGAAAAACTAAATTAGTATGGACTTAATAACTTTTTGCATTTTATTAACATATCGACATTCCAAGTTAACAATTATGGCTCGACCACTAATACCAAAATCAGTTTCCTTAGAAACATTGGAGACTAtacctaaagatggttgtgggatGGGTCGGGTCGGGTACGGGCACAAAATTATGGGTCAAGCATGGGCCACATTTGTTTGGGAAAAACACAACCCTACCCGACCCTACAAAAGCCCGCTTAATTTAGTAAAAGTAAGTTTAGGCATGAGGACGTACCCTTGGGCACGGGCCtccttttttgaatttttttgactcGACACGGCTCGATCAGATACAAAGTGAGCTTGGCATGGGCATGTTCAGGCCCTTGGTGCGGCCATCTTTAATTACTCTCTTCTAAGCTCTATGCATGTGGTGTTAATCATGGAGGGCGATCGCTTTTGTTCTACTACACCTGGAGGtaggaatcgtcttttaggacaatGGTATCCACgacattaaaattgttaattcTATATTCGTTCAATTGTTCGCATCATCGAGATAAGTCTATTTTAACTACATTTCTATATCAACATGATTATGTTATTGTTTTACTCTGTAATATGCAACATGTTATTATTCATTTTATGTTAATCCGATTGTTCACATCATCGAGATAGGTTTATTTTAACTACATTCCTTTATCAACATTATTATGTTATTGTTTTAACATGCTAACATGTTGCACCTCCTGAACGAATGAATGGCAAAATGTAGCAGACGAGCAAAGAGCACGTCTGTCTGCACGTGACAATGAGTGTTGGAAACGGCGACGGAGAAAACAAAGGAGAAAGCGGCCGCAAGTGCAAATCCGCGAATGGTGGGGCCCTGTGGTAATTTCCGGTGTTTTTGCATGTGCTATAAACTTACTCCAACTTGATTAAACTACGCGTTTTGTGCTTACCTCAACTTATGGAATTACAATTTTGCCCCATTAAATGTCGTTTTCTTCACCTCATTTTTGTTCACATCCATATCTCTCTTCTCTACCAAATGGGTTTTGCTTATCTTTGAAACATATCATATGACGATATTGTGATTTGTGATTACACCtcattacggagtattaataaACTATATATACTCCATAATAACAATAATGTTAGATAAATTATCATTTTCCCGTTACGAGCGTTGTTAGTGGCAGGAGCCAAGGCTCTTCACCCAAAGGACTCCATCATATTTGTTGAATCTTCGGCACTTCGAGAAAGAATCAAAAGTGCGGTGGCAATGGGGTGTAAAAATCTCATTATTGAAGGAGATAACTTGGTGGTGATCAATTCAATGAACAAGATTTGGCAGGTTCGTGGGAGATTAGTGGGCTCGTTGAGGGGATTCTAGTTGAGATTTATCAAATTTGGATTCATTTTTGGCCATGCAATGTTAACAAGAAGACACTCAAGCGGCGGATTTCTTGGTGGCAAAATAAAACTGTTGTTCTATTATATCGTTATGATTTTTGTCTGAAATGACGAATTAGGTGTTCCTTCTCAAAGAGGTTAACCTGATTTTTTtccttataaaataaaaattaaaaaaattattttcccgTTACCTCTTTGTTGAGGtggtataattttattttaatttttttacgcAAAAACGACTGGAAATATTATTTAGGCTTTAGctgtaaaattcaaaactaaaatGACTTCCCTACGTACAAGGAAGAGAATAACCTTTTAAGCCCCATTTTTCATCAATATCTTATATACCCCAAAAGTCCCCATCGAAAACCATCTACAAGAAACATAATCAGCTACCAACCTATATACATTGCTTCATATGTTGACATGTAAACCTAATGAGCAAGACCCAAAAAATATCACTCCTTCAAACTAGTTGTTAGTGATTTCTCCATCTTCCACATCAACAATAGCAATAACGATTATCTGCAGTTGTTGAACCATCAACAACGAACGGagcaaagtttttttttctttgaagaaGAAGCCTCGTTGCCATTCTTACCCTTAGTAACTTGAATATCATCTTTGAGAGGAGAAACTATTGTTTCACATGTTGGAGTTTtgtaccaattgaggttggcatgagcggttaagggcctcttgctccttaaccaaggtctcgggttcgagcgttgggaatggaaaaaatctcaactggaagggatgctgcccatcgaggtacccatgcaaactcccgcggtAGATTAGTCCACTCACCGAAGGCGGtgagaactcctcgtagtagaaccaaaaaaaacatGTTGGAGTTTTGTTCActcctagtggttttgtttcaAACGAACAAATTAATGTTCCACGTTGATAGAATACCTTCATATCGTTTTGGACAAAATCAGTGATTGGCCATTCAATTGGATTTCCCTTGATTTACTCTAACTAGTTATGGCCCAATTAATTCAACTTCTAACTTTATTGTCACGAATTGATTATCTTTCATTTTTGGCTCATTGACTAAAGTATATATAAAGTATTCTCCGTCTTCCAAGAAAGAATACACGGAAAATATTCTCTAGCTTTTCTAGAAGAATTGATTCAAGCACTTTGTTCTTCTAGTTCTTAGGCAATGTCAATTTGGTTTTCAATCTATCTCTTTGCTACACCAACGAAATAGACGATGTGTAGCCTTAGAGGTTGATTGCTAAGAGTTCGTGTCGTGTGTATGTAACGTGACAAATTCAATTTTAGGGAGCAGTGGTATTTTGTCACGGCACGACATTCTCAAATAAGCAGTTCTAATTTCATATACTATTAGTCATATTTCCTACACCAAAGACAATTATATCTCAGAAGTTGCGGAAGTAGTGGCAAACATTGTTGATAATTGAAGCATTCTGAGATAAACTCGCTATTTCTTTTGGATCAAAGGTTCATGCAGGTCAATATGTCATGTTCTTCTAGGAAATTTTGACTATATGAATTTATTTGatttgaaaaaaacttattttgtgtgaaataaatttatttatggGTGAAAATGTGTGGAAaaagaaatttattttgtctgaaataagtcaaaataactCGAATAGAACATAAGTCTTCAATCACTATatcttgtattttttttcctaTTCTTATGCTTCCTTACCCTATATTACTGTCAATATTACACCACTTACTACGTACGGAGTAATGTTTTGTAAAAGAAACTAGCTCTTGAGCTGAGCCTATTCATAGAACGGACAGTTATACACGGATTGTTTAAATGTTATatgaagttttaatttttttgagaACTTGTGAATTTAGTGgtaatatatgatttaaatagagCTTGAATGTGAAGGTTGAAAAAATATACTTCATCAGTTTAGAAATAGTTGCACCACTTTGACTTTCACGTTTGACAACGCACaactttgaccgttaatatagCTAATTATccattaataattttattttttttataatttgaaAAGTAGACATTGAGACTATTCTACCATTGTTTTACGATAACATATTTTTTTATAGGTGTAAAAGAAGTGTCAAAGTTAATATATGAATAGtgtataaaataaaaatggtgcaactatttctaaacggaggaagtataaattaaatggaaaattagTATTGACTATTGAGTGTTATTAAGGAGATGAAGTGGCAGAGTACCATGTagcaaacaacaaaaaaaacaaaaaaaaacaaattgatgGATAAATATGGGATGACACGTAGCATCTATTTACTTATGGTtttgctttttaaatactaatAACTAAGGTATAAACTAGGTATAGATGTAACTTGAAGAAATTagctgttttgaaattttggtATTGGTCTTGGGCCATGAATAGTTGATTAGACACATGAAGTTCGCTCAAACGGATAATTAGATTTGGACTTTGTATGTTAGGCCCATAATTATGGCCTACTTATCTCCCTAACTGTGTGAGGTCGAATAGGCCCAAGAATGTAGAAACTGAtgagagaaagaaaaagaaagatttGAAGCATAGATTATGACCTTATTTAGTACAGAGAGGTTTGTACCACTTCTAGAGATTTAACTAATAAAAACCTCTACAAAGGGTATTGTCTGGTAAAAAAAGATTACT
This Spinacia oleracea cultivar Varoflay chromosome 6, BTI_SOV_V1, whole genome shotgun sequence DNA region includes the following protein-coding sequences:
- the LOC110791919 gene encoding uncharacterized membrane protein At4g09580 produces the protein MEKSEERLVCEEKTSSKYPLTMWEVSAALMVVLAYGLGLLGVYLTMPASDYSFLKLPRTLEDLQILRDHLETYTSDYTVQVLVGYSVVYIFMQTFMIPGTVFMSLLAGALFGVFRGLALVLFTATAGASSCFFLSKLIGRPLVFSMWPDKLTFFQAQVAKRRQNLLNYMLFLRVTPTLPNTFINVASPIVDIPYHTFFLATFIGLIPAAFVTVRAGIALGELRSIGDLYDFQSIATLFLIGIVSITPTLMNKNKT